A window of the Odocoileus virginianus isolate 20LAN1187 ecotype Illinois chromosome 20, Ovbor_1.2, whole genome shotgun sequence genome harbors these coding sequences:
- the DMAC2 gene encoding distal membrane-arm assembly complex protein 2 isoform X1 yields MLWKEFRKNSAKSRNGPRKIKSLSLVAPVWNRGASGIRGLSKAVDPEDNQRKGRTLLQFLTDRFYDVEAVREYLLRKQVLKVQKKNRSVTYIKERYGPYVAGAYFVLKQGGSVKFRDREWMRADERGLSSLEFQKLQEVPLEAVDASGCAINYQGLDNLLALKELQSLSLRRCPHLDDWCLGRLYQLADSLQELSLAGCPRISERGLACLHHLQNLRRLDISDLPAVSNPGLTQILVEEMLPHCEVLGADWAQGLKVGPEEQSQDAGGSPIPA; encoded by the exons ATGTTGTGGAAAGAATTTAGGAAGAATTCGGCAAAATCAAGGAATGGACCTAGGAAAATTAAA tcCCTGAGCCTAGTGGCCCCGGTATGGAACAGGGGTGCCAGCGGCATCCGTGGCCTGAGCAAGGCAGTGGACCCGGAGGACAATCAGAGGAAAGGGAGGACGCTGCTCCAGTTCCTGACTGACCGCTTCTATGATGTGGAGGCTGTGAGGGAGTACCTTCTCCGGAAGCAGGTGTTGAAGGTGCAAAAGAAAAATCG GTCTGTCACCTACATCAAGGAGCGATACGGCCCCTACGTCGCAGGGGCCTATTTCGTCTTGAAGCAGGGAGGCTCAGTCAA GTTTCGGGACAGGGAGTGGATGCGGGCGGATGAGCGTGGCCTCTCCTCTCTTGAGTTCCAGAAGCTCCAGGAGGTGCCCCTGGAGGCGGTGGATGCCAGTGGCTGTGCCATCAACTACCAAGGCCTGGACAACCTCT tggcccTGAAGGAGCTCCAGTCCCTGTCACTGCGACGCTGTCCCCACCTGGATGACTGGTGTCTTGGCCGCCTCTACCAACTGGCCGACTCGCTGCAGGAGCTCTCGCTGGCTGGCTGCCCCCGCATCTCTGAACGGGGCCTCGCCTGCCTCCACCACCTCCA GAACCTCCGCAGGCTGGATATCTCCGACCTTCCTGCCGTGTCCAACCCGGGCCTCACTCAGATCTTGGTGGAGGAGATGCTGCCCCACTGTGAGGTTCTGGGGGCTGACTGGGCACAGGGCCTCAAGGTGGGGCCAGAGGAGCAGTCCCAGGATGCAGGCGGTAGCCCCATCCCCGCCTAG
- the B3GNT8 gene encoding UDP-GlcNAc:betaGal beta-1,3-N-acetylglucosaminyltransferase 8, whose amino-acid sequence MRCHKCLLCLSALLTLLGLKVYIEWMSEPQLGKAYPGPRSSPPGSTPASAEPTLPANLSVRLGQTGPLPSAYWNQQQWRLGTLPGVNSIEVGDCGAWGAAAAAEIPDFASYPEDLRRFLLWAACRSFPQWLPAGGGGQVTGCGDPSNVPFLLLAVKSEPGRFAERQAVRQTWGGPAPRVRLLFLLGSPVGQAGPDLSTLVSWESRRYSDLLLWDFLDVPFNQTLKDLMLLAWLGRHCPGVSFVLQAQDDAFVHTPALLDHLQGLSPARARGLYLGEVFTQAKPLRKPGGPFYVPGSFFEGSYPAYASGGGYVISGRLAPWLLQAAARVAPFPFGDVYTGLCFQALGLAPRTHKGFLTAWPADRTADPCAFRDLLLVRPLSPQDSIRLWKQLQDPGFQC is encoded by the coding sequence ATGCGCTGCCACAAGTGCCTTCTCTGCCTGTCAGCCCTGCTCACACTCCTGGGCCTCAAAGTGTACATCGAGTGGATGTCCGAGCCCCAGCTGGGCAAGGCCTATCCAGGACCCcgcagcagcccgccaggctccacgcCAGCCAGCGCCGAGCCCACCCTGCCAGCCAACCTCTCAGTCCGTCTGGGCCAGACTGGCCCGCTGCCCTCGGCTTACTGGAACCAGCAGCAGTGGCGGCTGGGGACCCTGCCCGGAGTGAACAGCATAGAGGTAGGGGACTGTGGCGCTTGGGGGGCTGCCGCTGCAGCCGAGATCCCTGACTTCGCTTCCTACCCCGAGGACCTCCGCCGCTTCCTGCTGTGGGCCGCCTGTCGgagctttccacagtggctgcccgCAGGCGGCGGAGGCCAGGTGACCGGCTGTGGGGATCCCAGTAACGTCCCCTTCCTGCTGTTGGCTGTCAAGTCGGAACCAGGGCGCTTTGCGGAACGACAGGCCGTGAGGCAGACGTGGGGCGGGCCGGCCCCCAGGGTCCGGCTGCTCTTCCTCCTGGGGTCCCCGGTGGGCCAGGCGGGGCCGGATCTCAGTACCCTGGTGTCCTGGGAGAGCCGCCGCTACAGTGACCTGCTGCTCTGGGACTTCCTCGACGTCCCCTTCAACCAGACGCTCAAGGACTTGATGCTGCTGGCCTGGCTTGGCCGCCACTGCCCCGGCGTGAGCTTTGTCCTGCAGGCCCAGGACGACGCCTTCGTGCACACCCCTGCTCTACTGGACCACCTGCAGGGCCTGTCACCTGCCCGGGCCCGGGGCCTCTACCTGGGTGAGGTCTTCACCCAGGCCAAGCCCCTCCGGAAGCCCGGAGGACCCTTCTACGTGCCCGGGTCCTTCTTCGAGGGCAGCTACCCGGCCTACGCCAGCGGGGGTGGCTACGTGATCTCGGGGCGCTTGGCACCCTGGCTGCTGCAGGCGGCGGCCCGCGTggcccccttcccctttggcGACGTCTACACTGGCCTGTGCTTCCAAGCCCTGGGCCTGGCCCCCAGGACTCACAAAGGCTTCCTCACGGCCTGGCCGGCAGACCGCACTGCTGACCCCTGTGCCTTCCGAGACCTGCTGCTTGTGCGACCCCTCAGCCCTCAGGACAGCATCCGGCTCTGGAAACAGCTGCAGGACCCTGGGTTCCAGTGCTGA
- the DMAC2 gene encoding distal membrane-arm assembly complex protein 2 isoform X2: MLWKEFRKNSAKSRNGPRKIKSLSLVAPVWNRGASGIRGLSKAVDPEDNQRKGRTLLQFLTDRFYDVEAVREYLLRKQVLKVQKKNRFRDREWMRADERGLSSLEFQKLQEVPLEAVDASGCAINYQGLDNLLALKELQSLSLRRCPHLDDWCLGRLYQLADSLQELSLAGCPRISERGLACLHHLQNLRRLDISDLPAVSNPGLTQILVEEMLPHCEVLGADWAQGLKVGPEEQSQDAGGSPIPA; encoded by the exons ATGTTGTGGAAAGAATTTAGGAAGAATTCGGCAAAATCAAGGAATGGACCTAGGAAAATTAAA tcCCTGAGCCTAGTGGCCCCGGTATGGAACAGGGGTGCCAGCGGCATCCGTGGCCTGAGCAAGGCAGTGGACCCGGAGGACAATCAGAGGAAAGGGAGGACGCTGCTCCAGTTCCTGACTGACCGCTTCTATGATGTGGAGGCTGTGAGGGAGTACCTTCTCCGGAAGCAGGTGTTGAAGGTGCAAAAGAAAAATCG GTTTCGGGACAGGGAGTGGATGCGGGCGGATGAGCGTGGCCTCTCCTCTCTTGAGTTCCAGAAGCTCCAGGAGGTGCCCCTGGAGGCGGTGGATGCCAGTGGCTGTGCCATCAACTACCAAGGCCTGGACAACCTCT tggcccTGAAGGAGCTCCAGTCCCTGTCACTGCGACGCTGTCCCCACCTGGATGACTGGTGTCTTGGCCGCCTCTACCAACTGGCCGACTCGCTGCAGGAGCTCTCGCTGGCTGGCTGCCCCCGCATCTCTGAACGGGGCCTCGCCTGCCTCCACCACCTCCA GAACCTCCGCAGGCTGGATATCTCCGACCTTCCTGCCGTGTCCAACCCGGGCCTCACTCAGATCTTGGTGGAGGAGATGCTGCCCCACTGTGAGGTTCTGGGGGCTGACTGGGCACAGGGCCTCAAGGTGGGGCCAGAGGAGCAGTCCCAGGATGCAGGCGGTAGCCCCATCCCCGCCTAG